Proteins co-encoded in one Symmachiella macrocystis genomic window:
- a CDS encoding DegT/DnrJ/EryC1/StrS family aminotransferase, whose translation MNSDNPDQPALLGGTPVRPQGPPLWPTDIPGVAEAIIGSVEDGSWGKYHGPHVAKLSKQLSDYQQRDHAVLTCSGTAAIELALRGLKVGAGDQVILAAYDFKGSYQDVLIVGATPVLVDVDPLSGNLDPAILSAAISDATKAIIVSHLHGGMVPMRAVMEFARAHDIGVIEDACQMPGARIEGGWAGSWGDVGVFSFGGSKTLTAGRGGALVTDRSDIVQRITLYNQRGNLAYPLSELQAAALIPQLEHLDTANAARAANVEALCQLLQDVPGLVPLQNTVADCEPGYYKLGFWYDPEKFDGLSRERFSQAMRAEGIALDPGFEALHKIHSARRYRAVGDLQTANAAHNRMLTLHHPVLLGTTTDIKEIARAVHKVKEHASALKTHSEQFKSPGGRSSR comes from the coding sequence ATGAATTCTGACAATCCCGATCAGCCCGCATTATTGGGTGGCACGCCCGTTCGCCCACAAGGACCGCCGTTATGGCCGACGGATATCCCCGGCGTTGCTGAGGCCATCATCGGTTCCGTTGAGGATGGTTCCTGGGGCAAGTACCACGGTCCGCACGTGGCAAAGTTATCGAAGCAGTTGTCCGACTATCAACAACGAGATCATGCGGTGCTCACCTGTAGCGGAACCGCAGCTATCGAATTAGCGCTTCGTGGTCTCAAGGTGGGAGCCGGTGATCAGGTGATTCTGGCAGCGTATGATTTTAAGGGCAGCTATCAAGATGTGTTGATCGTGGGGGCCACACCGGTCTTGGTCGATGTTGATCCTCTCAGCGGAAATCTGGACCCCGCGATATTGTCCGCCGCAATTAGCGACGCGACCAAGGCGATCATCGTGTCGCACCTGCATGGCGGTATGGTCCCGATGCGAGCGGTGATGGAGTTTGCCCGTGCGCACGACATCGGCGTGATCGAAGATGCCTGCCAAATGCCCGGTGCGCGAATCGAAGGAGGCTGGGCGGGAAGTTGGGGGGACGTCGGCGTCTTCAGCTTCGGCGGTAGCAAAACCTTAACAGCCGGACGCGGGGGAGCACTGGTGACCGACCGGTCCGATATTGTGCAGCGGATCACGTTGTACAACCAGCGCGGAAATCTCGCCTATCCGTTGTCGGAACTGCAGGCGGCGGCGCTGATCCCACAACTGGAACATCTCGATACCGCGAATGCCGCGCGGGCCGCCAATGTCGAGGCCTTGTGTCAACTGCTGCAAGATGTCCCGGGGCTTGTGCCGCTGCAAAACACAGTCGCTGATTGCGAGCCGGGATATTACAAGCTGGGGTTTTGGTATGATCCCGAAAAGTTCGACGGGCTCTCACGAGAGAGGTTCTCGCAAGCGATGCGCGCCGAGGGTATCGCGCTCGATCCCGGTTTCGAAGCCTTACACAAAATCCACAGCGCCCGCCGCTACCGCGCCGTCGGTGATCTACAAACCGCCAATGCCGCACACAACCGCATGCTAACGCTGCATCATCCCGTGCTGTTAGGCACAACAACAGACATCAAAGAAATCGCCCGAGCGGTTCACAAAGTGAAAGAACACGCCTCCGCCCTAAAAACGCACTCTGAACAGTTCAAGTCTCCGGGAGGGCGAAGCTCCCGCTGA
- a CDS encoding GTP-binding protein gives MSHQIRFIMVGGFLGAGKTTTLGRLAKHYMDQGKTVGIVTNDQATDLVDTNTLRSQGYSVGEVAGACFCCNFDELMGTIERLGTEEVPDVILAEPVGSCTDLVATVIQPIKRIYEAQFSIAPYAVILKPSHGRRILRNEQRAGFSPKAAYILKKQLEEADAIIVNRIDELSDDAVNELAELVSTHHPGIPLLRLSAKTGDGFDGLVQFLEQDGDFGRRVLDIDYDIYADGEAELGWLNSSLRMTSETEFSLDEVLLDIVNSLRDSLADAEAETAHLKTIGLWEGFFGVANLISSEDQPELSLPSNCQVKEVDLIVNARVACDPVILEEHVKQAVADVCQRHATTAEFRQTQSFRPGRPVPTHRYDSGE, from the coding sequence ATGTCACACCAAATTCGATTCATCATGGTCGGCGGATTTCTGGGCGCTGGAAAAACCACCACGCTCGGTCGCTTGGCAAAGCATTACATGGATCAAGGCAAAACGGTCGGCATTGTGACCAATGATCAAGCCACGGATCTGGTCGACACGAATACGCTTCGCTCCCAAGGCTATTCCGTTGGTGAAGTCGCCGGAGCCTGCTTTTGCTGTAACTTCGACGAGTTGATGGGAACCATTGAGCGGTTGGGCACCGAAGAGGTCCCGGACGTGATCTTGGCGGAACCGGTCGGGAGTTGTACCGATCTGGTGGCGACGGTGATTCAGCCAATCAAACGGATCTACGAGGCCCAGTTCAGCATCGCCCCTTATGCGGTGATCCTCAAACCGAGCCACGGCCGTCGGATTTTGCGAAACGAACAACGCGCCGGGTTTTCTCCGAAAGCGGCTTATATTTTGAAGAAGCAACTCGAAGAAGCGGACGCGATTATTGTTAATCGGATCGACGAACTGTCCGACGATGCGGTGAATGAGTTGGCGGAGTTGGTTTCGACGCACCATCCCGGGATCCCCTTGCTGCGTCTGTCGGCCAAGACTGGCGATGGTTTCGATGGCTTGGTTCAGTTTTTGGAACAAGACGGCGATTTTGGCCGCCGGGTCTTGGACATCGACTACGACATTTATGCCGATGGCGAAGCGGAACTTGGCTGGCTGAATAGCAGTCTGCGGATGACTTCGGAAACGGAGTTTTCGTTGGACGAAGTGTTGCTGGACATTGTTAACTCCCTGCGCGATTCACTGGCCGACGCTGAAGCAGAGACCGCCCACCTTAAAACCATCGGCCTGTGGGAAGGTTTCTTTGGAGTCGCCAACTTGATCAGTAGTGAAGACCAGCCAGAGTTGTCATTGCCGTCGAACTGCCAAGTCAAGGAGGTCGATTTGATCGTCAATGCCCGTGTCGCCTGCGATCCGGTCATCTTGGAAGAGCATGTGAAACAGGCGGTCGCCGATGTTTGTCAGCGGCATGCGACGACGGCTGAATTTCGTCAAACACAAAGCTTCCGCCCCGGCCGTCCGGTCCCCACGCATCGTTACGATTCGGGTGAGTAA
- a CDS encoding carbon storage regulator, whose amino-acid sequence MLVLSRKKNESIVINGCIRVTVVDTGNNTVRIGIDAPQDVEILRSELLTTKNVAPQKPLAATSVVTNLEGLCDFAI is encoded by the coding sequence ATGCTTGTACTATCGCGGAAAAAGAATGAGAGCATCGTCATCAACGGTTGCATCCGTGTGACGGTCGTCGACACAGGAAACAACACGGTCAGGATAGGAATCGATGCGCCGCAGGACGTCGAGATTCTGCGAAGCGAATTGCTGACGACAAAGAACGTCGCCCCACAGAAACCGTTAGCGGCCACATCGGTCGTCACAAACCTCGAGGGCCTGTGCGATTTTGCAATTTAA
- a CDS encoding FAD-dependent oxidoreductase, with amino-acid sequence MHTSILLTAILLAPAAAPQTVETDLLVVGGSESAVAVAVQAARLGVRRIVLVNDIDWLGGQFTAEGLGAVDEWTIYKGKREPFPRSGLFLEIMNAIEADMQQKYGLPRPGNGFCSWTTCEPRDTERLFRELVAPYLKSSGGPLEIFGNYEPQQVSVSDGAVTGVEFVSTQPGQPSLTVQAKLTVDASDWGDVVRLSGAAYMRGPDLKSAFDEPGAPENQTAVRPNELNPITYCMILRETDAPTVIPQPAHYDERRYYGTTLATKEEFGRLGWPRGTMSPRVPAWKESTMANGPYGEQPSVYTHRRLVDRRHNELQAGSESILVNWPLQDYPTYNFPAYLRDQLEATEPGASEKNLVDMTPAQRRLVFADAKLHALGMLYHLQTTVHEKDPSQAVSFRDMALTDEFGTPDKMPLKPYVREGLRLDALYVLREQDIRDIDGKQSWATVMVPDNLFGFQFNIDFHPTKRIFLNDDPSGPWAHIHSSYRNWGTHTDRSGFPLRSLVPKEMGGLLVAGKNLGYTSIVSSAVRLHGHGMLAGQATGALAAMALREGVPPREVAADWKRIRELQTQLVSPSSDPKTGQNPPGVLLWPYHDLPVEAEYFAAANQLAIRMILPGDQGLQDFEPDRVVTRREMARTIARAALSTGQFTDFDYSTNTDRPAFSDVDIFDADYAAIESLQRWKLITGDKKFHPEQPATWEFLRSLAGKLNWTVADSSTEPGTPLTRAGLAQALWGAIQERPDGTLEATANYLQPGHDADKDGVEDLNDPLPFDRDNDGLPDRLDADDTGNGLPDRVAVDGLSVRRFNFTGRGAAQVPGYHNDSGLAFDDERGFGWRTDISANHRRRHQHPDPVKDSFLFTRKTAVWECALPNGTYRVSVTVGDSGHAQPGQQLSVEGMPAVNNVDTALGRFHTASVTAKVTDGRLTIEMGTENPRLNTCLNAVTMMSVTTSSEKSSAD; translated from the coding sequence ATGCACACCTCAATCCTCCTCACGGCAATCCTTCTCGCCCCCGCAGCAGCGCCGCAAACTGTGGAAACCGATCTGCTCGTCGTGGGTGGTTCCGAATCAGCCGTCGCCGTGGCCGTGCAGGCGGCGCGGTTGGGGGTGCGGCGGATTGTGTTGGTGAATGACATTGACTGGCTGGGAGGGCAATTCACTGCCGAGGGTTTGGGAGCAGTCGATGAATGGACAATCTACAAAGGGAAGCGAGAACCGTTCCCCCGTAGCGGATTGTTTTTAGAAATCATGAATGCCATCGAAGCCGACATGCAACAAAAGTACGGCTTGCCGCGACCAGGAAACGGCTTTTGTTCTTGGACGACCTGTGAGCCGCGGGACACGGAGCGATTATTTCGGGAGCTCGTTGCACCGTATTTGAAATCAAGCGGCGGTCCGCTGGAGATATTCGGCAATTATGAACCGCAGCAGGTCAGCGTCTCCGACGGAGCCGTGACGGGTGTTGAATTTGTCTCCACGCAACCGGGCCAGCCGTCTCTCACCGTTCAGGCGAAATTAACCGTCGATGCCTCTGACTGGGGGGACGTGGTCCGGCTCAGTGGTGCGGCATACATGCGCGGACCGGATTTGAAATCGGCTTTTGACGAGCCAGGCGCGCCGGAAAATCAGACCGCCGTCCGCCCCAACGAACTCAATCCAATCACTTACTGCATGATCCTCCGAGAAACGGACGCTCCGACAGTAATCCCGCAGCCCGCGCATTACGATGAGCGCCGTTACTACGGTACGACCTTAGCGACCAAGGAAGAGTTTGGGAGGCTTGGTTGGCCGCGGGGGACTATGTCGCCACGTGTTCCGGCCTGGAAGGAGAGCACGATGGCGAACGGCCCGTATGGAGAACAGCCGTCAGTCTATACACACCGCCGCTTAGTTGATCGCCGACACAATGAGCTTCAAGCTGGCAGCGAATCCATTCTGGTGAATTGGCCGCTGCAGGATTATCCGACCTATAACTTTCCCGCCTATCTGCGCGATCAATTGGAAGCGACCGAACCGGGGGCCTCGGAGAAAAACCTCGTCGACATGACCCCCGCGCAGCGGCGATTGGTCTTTGCGGATGCCAAATTGCACGCGCTGGGCATGTTGTACCACCTGCAAACCACGGTCCATGAAAAAGACCCGTCACAGGCGGTTAGCTTTCGTGATATGGCATTGACCGACGAATTCGGGACGCCGGACAAAATGCCCTTAAAGCCGTACGTCCGCGAAGGATTGCGATTGGATGCGCTCTATGTGCTCCGCGAACAGGACATTCGTGATATTGACGGCAAGCAATCCTGGGCGACCGTGATGGTGCCCGACAATCTCTTCGGTTTTCAGTTCAACATCGACTTTCATCCGACAAAGCGAATTTTCTTAAACGACGATCCCAGCGGACCGTGGGCGCACATTCATTCCAGTTACCGCAATTGGGGCACGCACACCGACCGTAGTGGGTTTCCGCTACGGAGTCTTGTCCCCAAAGAAATGGGCGGATTGTTGGTAGCAGGAAAAAACCTGGGGTACACCAGCATCGTCAGTTCTGCCGTACGGTTGCATGGGCATGGCATGCTGGCCGGACAAGCGACCGGTGCCTTAGCTGCGATGGCGTTACGTGAAGGTGTTCCCCCCCGCGAAGTCGCTGCCGATTGGAAACGCATTCGCGAATTGCAAACACAACTCGTTTCCCCCTCCAGCGACCCGAAAACAGGACAAAACCCGCCCGGCGTGCTGCTGTGGCCCTATCACGACCTACCAGTCGAGGCGGAATATTTCGCCGCCGCGAACCAATTGGCCATTCGCATGATCTTGCCGGGCGACCAGGGACTGCAGGACTTTGAGCCGGACCGCGTCGTCACACGCCGAGAGATGGCTCGGACAATCGCGCGCGCCGCTTTGAGCACGGGACAATTTACCGATTTCGATTACTCTACTAATACTGATCGGCCGGCATTCAGCGATGTGGACATCTTCGATGCTGACTATGCGGCAATCGAATCACTGCAGCGCTGGAAACTAATCACCGGCGATAAAAAATTTCATCCGGAGCAGCCCGCAACCTGGGAGTTCCTCCGCTCTCTGGCCGGGAAACTAAATTGGACCGTTGCGGATTCCTCAACCGAACCGGGAACACCGCTAACCCGCGCTGGATTGGCGCAGGCGTTGTGGGGGGCGATCCAAGAGCGACCGGATGGAACGCTTGAGGCGACGGCGAACTATCTGCAGCCGGGACACGATGCGGACAAAGATGGCGTCGAGGACCTCAACGACCCGTTGCCGTTCGATCGCGACAACGACGGCTTGCCTGATCGACTGGATGCGGATGACACTGGCAACGGATTGCCGGACCGTGTAGCGGTCGATGGACTTTCTGTTCGTCGATTTAATTTTACCGGGCGCGGCGCTGCGCAGGTTCCAGGCTATCACAATGATTCTGGGCTTGCGTTTGACGATGAGCGGGGTTTCGGCTGGCGTACAGACATTTCCGCCAACCATCGCCGCCGACATCAACATCCCGATCCGGTCAAGGATTCGTTTTTATTCACCCGGAAAACCGCTGTTTGGGAATGCGCGCTGCCAAACGGCACCTACCGCGTCAGCGTTACAGTGGGAGACAGCGGGCATGCGCAGCCCGGACAGCAATTGTCCGTCGAAGGCATGCCGGCCGTGAACAATGTTGATACGGCTCTCGGGCGATTCCACACAGCCAGCGTGACAGCCAAAGTCACCGACGGGCGTTTGACGATCGAGATGGGAACTGAAAATCCCAGACTCAATACCTGTCTGAACGCCGTTACGATGATGTCGGTAACGACATCTTCGGAAAAATCGTCAGCCGATTAA
- a CDS encoding metal-dependent hydrolase, with the protein MTLPEHAICSVMLAQFGVQQRFGWRGTLVVALAGISPDADTVAKLFGDEHFWTLHHALGHNVFVLALLAAIVSSLGRWLLGLSPWTYLFFWCMLAATAHAVTDCLYWFAVKPLWPLNDWAIKWEILEYLDLIVLAMWLMAAICLWKWPQRGRLIAKVTLSLFTSYVLLRFAAPPPTGIWKVVTGGWMYDIPEGTPGFGWW; encoded by the coding sequence ATGACTCTCCCCGAACATGCGATCTGTTCCGTGATGCTAGCGCAATTTGGGGTGCAACAGCGGTTCGGTTGGCGGGGCACGTTGGTTGTGGCATTGGCGGGGATTTCTCCGGATGCGGATACCGTTGCCAAACTGTTTGGGGATGAGCATTTTTGGACGCTGCACCATGCCCTGGGGCATAATGTATTCGTCCTGGCCCTGCTCGCCGCCATTGTTTCTAGCTTAGGACGTTGGCTGCTTGGACTGAGTCCTTGGACGTATCTATTTTTCTGGTGCATGCTCGCCGCCACGGCGCATGCGGTCACCGATTGCCTGTACTGGTTCGCCGTCAAACCGCTTTGGCCGCTCAATGACTGGGCGATCAAATGGGAGATTCTGGAGTACCTGGACCTGATCGTCCTGGCGATGTGGTTAATGGCAGCGATCTGTTTGTGGAAATGGCCACAGCGCGGACGACTGATTGCGAAGGTCACGCTGTCGCTCTTTACCAGTTACGTTCTGCTGCGCTTCGCCGCACCCCCGCCGACGGGGATCTGGAAAGTTGTCACCGGCGGTTGGATGTACGACATCCCCGAAGGGACGCCGGGGTTTGGGTGGTGGTGA
- a CDS encoding DUF1501 domain-containing protein, which translates to MSINNFPNRRDFLKTASAATLATLAAGEPTFSAGAEDDTPTAKADAVIVLWMGGGMAHTETFDPKRHTPFRKGLPANEVLSTFPAIDTSVDDIKISEGLENIASVMDRGTLLRSHYLADLGKILHSRHQYHWHTGYEPPLTVAAPHIGAWIASALGPKNPAVPAFIDIGQRYEGNGEAEELKAFQTAGILGSEFGPFRVPEPTQAIETVRPPAGMSIKRFRNRYQTYRKMLEQSPVARHGSDYQRESLLRSLDNAYKLLDSPAAQAFDLSIEPKETYERYNTGRFGLGCLLARRLIEQGARFIEVTTEYIPFFGWDTHDNGHTRLVEMKKSIDAPIAQLVLDLEQRGLLESTLIVLASEFSRDMLVEGKPDKPVGGQVAQPDTIDELKFYGMHRHFTGASSVLMFGGGVKQGFLYGKTADERPCTTIENPVSVTDLHATIYRALGISPQHKATIEQRPFFVTKDGHGQPVTDLLG; encoded by the coding sequence ATGTCCATAAACAATTTCCCCAACCGCCGCGACTTCCTCAAAACGGCTTCCGCTGCGACGTTGGCAACGCTCGCTGCGGGTGAACCGACCTTCTCTGCTGGCGCCGAAGACGACACGCCGACCGCCAAGGCCGATGCGGTAATCGTACTTTGGATGGGGGGCGGAATGGCGCATACCGAAACGTTTGATCCCAAACGTCACACGCCGTTTCGCAAGGGCCTGCCCGCCAATGAAGTGCTCAGCACATTCCCCGCCATTGATACCTCGGTGGACGATATCAAGATTTCCGAGGGGCTGGAAAACATCGCGTCTGTGATGGACCGTGGGACGCTGTTGCGGTCACACTATCTGGCCGATCTGGGGAAAATTCTGCATTCGCGGCACCAATATCATTGGCACACTGGCTACGAACCGCCGCTGACCGTAGCAGCGCCGCACATTGGGGCTTGGATTGCCTCAGCTCTAGGCCCCAAAAACCCTGCTGTGCCGGCGTTCATCGATATCGGACAGCGATACGAAGGAAACGGCGAAGCGGAGGAACTCAAAGCGTTTCAGACAGCCGGAATTCTGGGCAGCGAGTTCGGCCCGTTTCGTGTCCCCGAACCGACACAGGCGATCGAAACTGTCCGCCCGCCGGCGGGGATGAGCATCAAACGATTTCGCAATCGTTACCAGACGTATCGCAAAATGCTCGAGCAAAGCCCCGTTGCCCGACACGGCAGCGACTACCAACGCGAGTCGTTGCTGCGATCATTGGACAATGCCTACAAACTACTCGATTCCCCGGCAGCACAGGCATTTGATTTGTCGATTGAACCAAAGGAAACCTACGAGCGTTACAACACCGGTCGGTTTGGTTTGGGGTGCTTGCTGGCGCGGCGGTTGATTGAACAAGGCGCCCGGTTCATTGAGGTCACGACTGAGTACATCCCCTTCTTCGGTTGGGACACGCACGACAATGGCCATACGCGATTGGTCGAGATGAAAAAATCGATCGATGCGCCGATTGCGCAATTGGTCCTCGATCTTGAACAGCGAGGTCTGCTCGAGAGCACATTGATTGTCCTCGCCAGCGAATTCAGCCGTGACATGCTGGTCGAGGGCAAACCGGACAAACCAGTCGGCGGCCAAGTCGCGCAGCCTGACACGATTGATGAGCTCAAATTCTACGGCATGCACCGCCACTTCACCGGCGCCAGCAGCGTGTTGATGTTTGGCGGCGGCGTGAAGCAAGGGTTTCTGTACGGCAAAACCGCCGACGAACGCCCCTGCACAACCATAGAAAACCCGGTCTCGGTCACCGATCTGCATGCGACAATCTACCGTGCCTTGGGTATCTCGCCCCAACACAAAGCGACCATCGAACAACGCCCGTTCTTTGTAACCAAAGACGGCCACGGCCAACCGGTGACGGACCTGTTGGGCTGA
- a CDS encoding DUF1549 domain-containing protein, whose product MHTPRHVQLAVICACSVLMSTLFLAPTLGDEEANPVAPRRPDLPSIEKGSALTNPIDRFLQTTYAAENIDVERLVSDEVFARRVHEDLVGLLPSPAELQAFVADSHPDKRQRLVRKLLADRRAYAEHWLTFWNDALRNAFRGTGFIDDGRRQITGWLFAALYDNKPYDQFVHELISPVDGSAGFIKGIIWRGTVNASQRREMQAAQTISQVFLGTNIKCASCHDSFIDTWTLDDAYGLANVFADEPLETFECNKPNGEFATVKFLFPQLGKIDSTAPRDERIQQLADIMTSPQNGRLSRTIVNRLWAILMGRGLVEPVDEMDLPPWHADLLDWLAVDLAEHDYNLQHTLELICTSRAYQLPSVGFPDPEETSYTFRGPLVKRMSGEQFLDAISSLTGVWQPVEPAMVQRDGRGQGGQLTDVALVLAERRRDQTPATAHWIWNDAQAAQGTIGGTLFLRREFTLKAAPQTARVIATGDNSFTLYVNGKQIARGDNWQKATVVDLQPHLRAGQNVFAVAAVNSADKDKQPEESSNSAGLLLSADIQMADGENVVIETDDSWLCSTQSPDKWETVEFDAQDWKPAVELADIDGGPWKIRVPLLAALIISDSQVRAAMIMDDALTRALGRSNREQVVTRRQSVATTLQALELTNGGTLDAVLKQGAENWLQQSEANSVAIVDGIYTQALGRAPTLDEAALARALVGEKPSVESVQDLLWVVVMLPEFQLIE is encoded by the coding sequence ATGCATACTCCCCGACACGTTCAGCTTGCCGTGATTTGCGCCTGTTCGGTCTTGATGTCGACCCTATTTCTCGCACCCACATTGGGCGACGAAGAGGCCAACCCCGTGGCACCGCGCCGCCCGGACTTGCCGTCCATCGAAAAGGGTTCGGCCCTCACGAATCCCATCGATCGTTTTTTGCAAACGACGTATGCAGCGGAAAACATTGACGTGGAGCGCCTGGTGAGCGACGAAGTCTTTGCGCGGCGCGTGCATGAAGATCTGGTGGGGTTGTTACCATCGCCGGCGGAACTACAAGCATTCGTTGCCGATTCGCATCCCGATAAACGGCAGCGGTTGGTGCGCAAACTATTGGCTGACCGTCGCGCGTATGCGGAGCATTGGTTGACGTTTTGGAACGATGCGCTGCGCAACGCGTTTCGCGGCACCGGATTTATTGATGACGGTCGGCGGCAAATTACTGGGTGGCTATTTGCAGCACTTTATGACAACAAACCGTATGACCAATTCGTACACGAGTTGATCAGTCCGGTCGACGGATCCGCAGGGTTCATCAAAGGAATCATTTGGCGGGGCACGGTCAATGCCAGTCAGCGGCGGGAGATGCAAGCAGCGCAGACGATTTCACAGGTTTTTCTGGGAACCAACATCAAGTGCGCCAGTTGTCACGACAGTTTTATCGACACGTGGACCCTCGACGACGCCTACGGTTTAGCCAACGTCTTTGCCGATGAGCCGCTAGAAACATTTGAATGCAACAAACCCAACGGCGAGTTTGCCACGGTCAAGTTTCTGTTTCCGCAATTGGGCAAGATCGACAGCACGGCGCCGCGCGACGAGCGGATTCAACAACTCGCCGACATCATGACCAGCCCACAAAACGGACGTTTATCGCGGACGATTGTGAATCGGCTTTGGGCGATATTGATGGGGCGGGGACTGGTCGAACCGGTGGATGAAATGGATTTGCCGCCCTGGCACGCCGACCTGTTGGATTGGCTAGCGGTCGACTTGGCGGAGCACGATTACAACCTTCAGCACACGCTGGAGTTGATTTGCACATCGCGCGCCTATCAACTCCCCTCGGTCGGTTTCCCCGATCCTGAAGAAACAAGCTACACCTTTCGCGGACCGTTGGTGAAACGTATGTCGGGGGAACAGTTTCTCGATGCAATTTCCTCGCTGACCGGCGTTTGGCAACCAGTGGAACCTGCCATGGTCCAACGGGACGGTCGCGGACAGGGAGGACAATTGACCGACGTGGCGCTTGTGTTGGCGGAGAGACGGCGAGACCAAACCCCGGCCACTGCGCATTGGATTTGGAACGACGCCCAGGCAGCACAGGGGACCATCGGCGGGACGTTGTTCTTGCGACGGGAGTTTACCTTGAAAGCCGCTCCCCAAACAGCGCGCGTGATTGCGACCGGCGATAATTCCTTTACGTTGTACGTCAACGGCAAGCAAATCGCCCGTGGAGACAATTGGCAGAAGGCGACGGTTGTGGACCTGCAGCCCCACTTGCGGGCGGGGCAAAATGTATTCGCCGTGGCCGCCGTCAATTCTGCCGACAAGGACAAGCAGCCCGAAGAGTCCTCCAACTCAGCCGGTTTATTATTGTCAGCTGATATCCAGATGGCTGACGGGGAAAACGTCGTCATCGAAACGGATGATTCATGGTTGTGTAGTACGCAGTCGCCCGACAAATGGGAAACCGTCGAATTTGACGCCCAGGATTGGAAACCGGCCGTCGAATTGGCCGACATTGATGGTGGTCCCTGGAAAATACGTGTGCCGTTGCTGGCCGCATTGATCATCAGCGACAGCCAGGTGCGCGCTGCGATGATCATGGACGACGCGCTGACGCGTGCCTTAGGCCGCTCGAACCGCGAGCAAGTCGTCACCCGTCGTCAATCCGTCGCCACTACGCTACAGGCCTTGGAACTGACCAACGGCGGCACACTGGATGCCGTATTAAAGCAAGGAGCCGAGAACTGGCTGCAGCAGTCGGAGGCGAACAGCGTTGCGATCGTTGATGGAATCTACACACAAGCCCTCGGCCGAGCGCCAACGTTGGACGAGGCTGCCTTGGCTCGCGCGTTGGTCGGCGAGAAACCGTCGGTCGAGAGCGTGCAGGACTTGCTGTGGGTGGTGGTGATGCTGCCCGAGTTTCAGTTGATTGAATAA
- a CDS encoding gamma-glutamyl-gamma-aminobutyrate hydrolase family protein yields MSKKPTIAFNGDFRPARKDVNPLSWFNTGYYDSITAAGGLPMPLPPFADDEDLNQFLDNVDGLVLAGCTQDMNPQRLGMEPHPTTRAMPARREDFDRRLCKIAYERRIPVLAVGLGMQMLNVVCGGTIYQHISEAYPRPLHHFDPVEKNLRHIIEIVPETRMDEIYGPGEIRINSSHHQSVDQLATPFRVSATAPDGVVEAYESILDDWYCLGVQWHPESETSSALDMQVFQHFLQACTAVEQPMILQLRHAA; encoded by the coding sequence ATGTCCAAGAAACCGACGATCGCGTTCAATGGTGACTTTCGCCCCGCACGCAAAGATGTGAATCCGCTCTCGTGGTTCAACACCGGCTACTACGACTCGATCACCGCTGCCGGCGGATTGCCCATGCCGTTGCCGCCGTTTGCCGATGATGAGGACCTGAACCAATTTCTGGACAATGTCGACGGCCTGGTCTTGGCCGGCTGCACGCAAGACATGAATCCCCAACGACTCGGCATGGAACCGCATCCGACCACCCGCGCCATGCCCGCTCGCCGCGAGGACTTTGACCGTCGCTTGTGCAAAATCGCCTACGAACGCCGCATTCCGGTCTTGGCCGTCGGCCTAGGCATGCAGATGCTGAACGTCGTTTGCGGCGGCACGATCTATCAACACATTTCCGAAGCCTACCCCCGTCCGCTGCACCATTTCGATCCGGTCGAAAAGAACCTGCGGCACATTATCGAGATCGTTCCCGAAACACGGATGGACGAGATCTACGGCCCGGGCGAAATCCGCATCAACAGTTCGCACCACCAATCGGTCGACCAACTCGCCACCCCGTTCCGTGTGAGCGCCACCGCCCCCGACGGCGTGGTCGAAGCGTACGAATCGATCCTGGACGACTGGTACTGCCTCGGCGTGCAATGGCACCCCGAAAGCGAAACCTCATCGGCCCTGGACATGCAAGTCTTCCAACACTTCCTGCAAGCCTGCACAGCCGTGGAACAACCAATGATCCTACAACTGCGCCACGCAGCGTAG
- a CDS encoding DUF6768 family protein, producing MTGHDIDDKIKQALAAEDADLYAQFAQEPSLLEQGLELLQSRNRWVTALVMISTMIFLVLGFYSLWRFFGAQEMKALMSWALGFGFCMAAVSMMKIWAWMEIQKNNTVREIKRLELQVARLTQRLGEPQ from the coding sequence ATGACCGGACACGATATTGATGACAAGATCAAGCAAGCACTCGCTGCCGAAGACGCGGATCTCTACGCGCAGTTTGCGCAGGAACCATCTTTGCTCGAACAGGGATTGGAATTGCTGCAAAGCCGCAACCGTTGGGTGACTGCGTTAGTGATGATTTCGACGATGATCTTCCTGGTCCTCGGCTTCTACTCGCTGTGGAGGTTTTTCGGTGCCCAGGAGATGAAAGCGCTGATGAGCTGGGCGCTCGGATTTGGATTCTGCATGGCAGCAGTCTCGATGATGAAGATCTGGGCCTGGATGGAGATACAAAAGAACAACACCGTCCGCGAAATCAAGCGACTTGAGTTGCAGGTGGCTCGGCTGACGCAGCGGTTGGGCGAGCCGCAATAG